The following DNA comes from Chitinophaga nivalis.
TACACATCGCCGCCTTCGACATTGCCCGTCAGCTATCCTATCCCGGCTATACGCTGGGCAAAGAAAGTGAATTAGCCACCCTCCGCCAGGCATGCGAAGCACTAGGGGTACGTTGCCTCACCTTCACCGGCGACGTACGGGATGATGCTGCCATTACCTCCGCTGTCAATGCCGTTACAGCCGCCTGGGAACGTATCGACATCCTGTTTAACAACGCCGGTATCTGCGCCTATGGTGTAGCCCATGAAATGCCGGAAGAAGAATGGGATGCGATGATCGACATCAACCTGAAAGGCGCTTTCCTCGTAGGACGTAGGGTCATTCCCGTGATGATTGCCCAACGCTCCGGGGTGATCATCAATAATTCTTCCATAGCAGGCTTACGAGGCATGAACAGGTTAAGCCACTATGCCGCCTCCAAATGGGGACTCACCGGTCTGACCAAATCATGGGCCATTGAACTGGCGCCTCATAATATCCGTGCGATCGCCCTGCACCCTACCGGCGTCAATACACCCATGAACGACGGCCTTGCCGCACTGGAGGGCGCTACGCCGCAGGAAATTGCAGAACGTTCTGCCGGCAACCTGATAGACGTACCCTGGATAGAACCTGAAGACGTGGCCCATGCCGTTGTGTTCCTGGCATCCGACAAAGCCCGCTTCGTCACCGGTAGTTCCTTTGTGCTGGATGCTGGTCTGCTCACCCGATAACCCCTCCTTTTTACAATGCCATACTCCCAAACTAATTTCTTACGCCACTATGGTAATATCATTGGATTACTGGTGGGTATACTGGCAGGTAGTGTGTCCGGGTTGTTGTGGAAAGAAAAAATCCTGGTGATTAAACCTGTCGGCGATATTTTCCTGAACCTGTTGTTTACAGCAGTGATACCATTGGTATTTTTTGCCATTGCCTCCGCCATGGCCGCTGCCGGGGCCAAAAACCGGCTCACTGGCCACATGACACTCGTTTTTGCAGGTACGGTACTGCTGGCAGGTGTGATAACGATAGTGGGTATACGTATCTTTCCGGTAACACCAGGCTTACATCCGCTGGTGCAGCCACAGACAGTACAACCACTGGCTATCGGCGATCAGATAGTACAGCTGGTCAGTACAGGCGAATTTTACGAATTGCTGTCGCGGCAGCATATGCTGGCCTTCCTCATCTTCTCTTCGCTGACGGGCATTGCCGCCCGGCAGGCAGGTGAGGGAGGCGCCGCTTTCCGCAACTGGCTGCATGCCGGCAATGAAGTCATGCGGGCCCTGCTTACCTGGATCATGAAACTGGCGCCTATAGGCCTGGGCGCCTACTTCGCCTGCCAGCTGGCCACGATCGGCAGCTCCGTATGGAGTCTCTATGCACAAACACTGATCGTTGGACACGGCATTGCCTTTTTCTACTATTTTGTTTTCTTTAGTCTTTATGCCTTTATCGGTAGTGGCATCAAAGGCATTAAAACCTACTGGCAACATAATATCCTGCCCTCCGCTACGGCGTTGGGTACCTGCAGCAGCGTAGCTACCATACCCGCCAACCTGCATGCTTCGCGGCAGATGGGCATTCCCCCCGCCATTGCGGATGTGGTCATTCCTATCGGCGCCTCCCTGCATAAAGAAGGTTCTGCTATTGCGGCGGTCATCAAGATTGCCGTAGCATTGGCGATGGTCGCACATCAGCTGACCGGCATCGATCATATTTTGCTGGCCCTGCTGATTGCCTTACTGGTGAGTATTGTGGAAGGTGGTATCCCCAATGGCGGCTACGTGGGACAGTTACTGATTGTCTCTGCCTATAGTCTGCCGCCGGCCGTGTTACCCGTCATTATTATTATAGGCACCTTATTAGACCCTATTGCCACCTTGCTGAATGCTACCGGTGATACCGCTGCGGGCATGCTTATTGCCCGGTTAGCGCGAAGATCTCCCCTCACTTGATTTTTTTTCATGTTGATGCCCTTACTTCCGGGAAATATCTCCCGGAAGTTTTTTTTATGCCCGGCGCTACCTGCTGACATAAGGTTGTCACTACACCGGATTTTCTTTGTGTAACAATCAGCAATCATCACTATTAAAATTCTAAACAATGCAAGATACCACTACTACTTCCGCTACCGCATCAACTGCCACGGTGCTCTCTTCCGCCTCATTGCTGGAACACTGGCAAGGCCACCGCAGGCTCACCCGCCAGCTGATCACGGCCTTCCCGGAAGCCGATTTTTTCGACTTCTCCATTGGCGGCATGCGTTCTTTTGCCAGCCTGGCATTGGAAATGCTGAGACTCGCTGCCGGCCTGCAAGGCATTGTGACCGGTGTATGGCCCAATCTCCAGCAGGCTAACAAGGACAACCCTCCTGCCACACAAGCCGCTATCCTCCAGCTATGGGATGAACAAACGGAGATGATCAACGAACTGTGGGCACAGCTGTCGCCCGCACGTTTTCAGGAAACCGTACTGGCTTTCGGCGCCTACGAGGGTCCGGTATATAGTATCATTCTTTACTGGATCGACAATGAAATACATCACCGCGGCCAGGGCTATGTATATCTCCGCGCATTAGGCATTACCCCACCGGCTTTCTGGAACCGTAACTAAGCACGGCACAGACGCCCACAAGGCATCTTTTGGGATGAAAGTAAGATTGTCGTAATCAACCCTCCAGATTGTCTGAAACAGCCTCGTTCCAAATTATTTTATTGCCGTAAGTTTGAGTTGTCAAGTTGCCCGGTAACGGGGTATAAAACCAGGTAAGATCCATAATATGAAGAGGCTTTCCATCAACCCTGCAGGCCGGATGGCTGGCATGTTCCATCAGTAAGGTATCAAAGCAACAAACTTCCGGCAACCATCTCGTCAACACTCAAAAAATAAAAAATGGCATCATTAAATCCGTATTTAACGTTCACTGACAACTGTGAAGCCGCTTTCAACTTTTATAAATCCGTATTTGGAGGCGAATTCCTCACCATCTCCCGGTTTAGCGAAGCGCCGGCTGATTGCCAGGGTGCACCGGAAGAAAGCAACAAAATAATGCATGTCGCGCTACAGATAGGTCCGGAATCCATTCTGATGGGTAGCGACAAGCTAGCCTCCTTTGGTCCCGTTATCAGTGGCGATGGTTTTTCTATCTCTGTTGGCACCGATACCGATGCAGAAGCGGATAAATTGTTCAACGGGCTTTCTGCTGGCGGCACTATCATTATGCCTATCGGTAAAACATTCTGGGGTTCTTATTTCGGTATGTTCACCGATAAATTTGGTGTGCAATGGATGGTGAGCTGTGATCAATGCATAGAAAAATAGTCACAAAAATGAGCGGCATCAGGGTAACAGCACGGGCGTACTAGAGCCCTGATGGCTTCTCATAACATTATCTGTCTGCAAAAAATTCCGGTACAATAAACAAAACTGGCATTATATGTGTTAATCCGACATTAATCAATACACTATAGTCTATGTCTGTAAAATTTTTTTGTGCCACCGGATTATCGCTCCTGACCTTAGCTGCCTGCAACAACGGGGCAAGCACCAGCGAACAGTCAAACAACACAGATACGACCGCTGCAACGTCGTCTACCACCGAAATTTATTATGAAGCAGCGTTACCAGCTGCCTCCAGCCCCGGCAGAACGATCGGACTCAGTCTTAAACCAACCGGCGATGCAGAACTGGTTACAGACTACCAGGATTACAATCCGGAAATCGTGGAAATAGGACCCTGGGAAAAACTGGACAGTGGCCTGATTCGCCTCTCGCTCGTAACTGTAGGAAGTGGCAACAGCAAAAAAGATACACTTGTATTTAAAGAAGAAGGCGAAGTACTCACCTACCAGGGCAGTAACTATGGCAGCGAAGGCCTGAAGTTATCCAAAAAAGATAAACCTGCTGCGAAAGAAAAAGAACTCGTGATGTGGGTGAATAAAAAGAAAACCACCTGCACGGTTCCTCCCGGCGGCCCCCGCGAATGTCTGGAAGTGGCTTACGGAAAAGTAGCGCCAACAAAAGCCAGCGAGTGGCAGGCATTTTCTGAAGACATCAAAGGCTTCGATTACAAACCAGGCAAGGTTTATCAGATTAAAGTAAAACGTACGCCGCGTGCTGAACAATTACAGGACGCCAGCGCTTATACATATGAGCTTGCGGAAATCATCGCCCCCAAATAGTTCTATTATAATCAAAAAAAAGCACGATCTGTATACAGATCGTGCTTTTTTTATGCGCTATGGCATCGTTATTTTTTGTTGAGCACTTCAAATGCTTTGTATACACTCCGGTGTAATATCGTCAGGTGGTTCTCCTCCGGAAAGGGTACATACGTTAGTTTCAGTTTTTTGTCGCCTTTTTCCCGGAATATTTTCAACAACGCATCCATATCCCGTTGCATCTGCGCCCCTTCTGTACCCAGCGCCAGATAGGCCTGGATATTTTCTTTATAGGGATGCATCTTCATGAGGACAGGTGCTTCTGCCAGCAAAGATTCATCATTCCACCACAGACTGGGACTTACAATGATATAGTTCCTGAAAAGCTGCGGTTTCTTCAGCAGTATTTCCGTAGCCAGCAATCCTCCCAGCGACTGTCCGATGAGTGTTTTTTCAGCGGTAGTACGATAATGCTGTGTAATATAAGGCTGTAACTCCTGTTCCAGGAAACTGATGAATTTCTCAGACTTTCCGGTAGTAGGCCAGGCTTTCTGGTCTTCGATATTCTGGGTAGGAAAGGTAAAATCCCGGCGCCGGTCAACGTTGGCGATGCCTACAACAATGGTAGGTGGCAGCACGTTGATCATGTTCATGTAATTTACCAGGCCTACGATATGAATAAAATCCTCCTGTTCACTACCATCCAGTAAATAGATCACGGGATACGCCGTAGTGGTATCCTTTTTATAGGCATCCGGCAGATAAATATTTAAAGTACGGTTTTCACCCAGCCGGGCAGAAGGTATTTTATCGATGATCCCCAATTGAAACTGGCTGCTTTCTATCCGTTGTACGGGTACGGCCTGCTGGCCTTTCGACACCTGGCTGATCATCGCCAGTAAAACTAATCCGGTAAAAAATCTTTTTATCATAAAGTTGGACATTACAGTGCCCGAATATATTCGTCTTTCCTTGTTTTGCCAAATAATGTTACCGCCAGGAGGGCATTCCAGCGTATTAATAAGAATCGGCATAATTTTCGATAGAGGCTGACATAACCTGACAATTTTAAAATTTTAACCATGAAACAACTTAGTGTAGCACTCGCCGCCACCGTCATCCTCTTTTCCTGCCAGCAACATACAGATACCGCCACTGCAGTGGAAAATGCCAAAAGAGCCACCATCGATTCCATGAATGCCATCAACACCGTTAAGCAACAGGTGATTGATTCCATGAATGCTATAAAAGATAATAAAGACACCCGGAACCACTTCTCCACTGCCGGTACCAATAATTATTACAACAGCCGTCATAACCACACCACAGCACCTCAGGGCAATAGCTCCGAAGTAAGTCAGCCTGCGGCTGTAGCTACAGCTACCCCTGCACCAGCGCCGGCAGTAAAGAAGAAAAAAGGTTGGAGCCACACGGCAAAAGGCGCCCTGGTAGGTGCCGGAGCAGGCGCCATCACCGGCGCTTTCCTGAATAAGGATCGGGCCAAAGGCGCTATCATCGGTAGTTTGATTGGAGCAGGTACCGGTGCGGCTACTGGTGCTATTATCGATCATCAGAAAAAGAAAAAACAAAATGCACAGTATCGTTAAACACGGTACTCCTTGTATAAAAGAAAGCGGAGCTATCTATAGATAGCTCCGCTTTCTTTTATACAAGGAATTATATTATTTCGTCCGGAACGTCACCATAAACGGTTTCAACGGATAGTCATCCGTCGAGCGGAAAGACCCGTCTGTCAGCAAAAAACCGTACATACGTCCTGGCTGCAGCTCTACTTTGAATGACATGGATTTCCTATCTGCAGCAAACACGCCTTTACCCACTACCGGATAACTATCTTTACCTCCTATGCCGTAATCGATAGAAATACCCAGTGGATTCATCTCCGCAGAGAACTCCACCCGGATCTCTTTTATGGAGGCATCTACCATCACGTCTCCATTCGTAAAAGGCGATACCTGTACCACATACGGCCGGCGATCATCATAGGCTTTTACCAGCGCGGCTTTATCAACAGCGCCGCCATAATATCCGGATTGTGCCAGGAATCTACCCACCGCCACCGAATCGCCGTAAGGCAGTTCCAGGATGGTTTTAAGCGCCTGCTTTTTATTCGCGGCTTTATTGTAGTAAGCCTGGCAGATAGTATAACCCATATAATATCCCAGGTCGCCGACTTTCCCTTTGCCCCCACTATTATATAACCAGTTCCGGTAGGAAGTACCGTACATCTCTGCTTTGAACTTCTCTTTCAACGCCGCTTCATTCGCGGGACCATATTCCATATAAGGTAACGGCACCTCTTTGCCGGTAACCAGCTTCACCACAAAATCACAGGCGCCTTCATACAGGCATTGCGACAACAGGTCATCTTCCGGGAGTGACTGCTGCGTGTGTGCATACTCGTGAATATTCAGCAATACAATACTGTTAAAAGGTAATGTTCCATAGTAAGCCGATAATCGTGCCCGCATATTTTCCGGAAATTCGGAGAGATCTGTTTCCGGACCACCGGTCACCATCTCCGCTCCGATCAATACCTTCCCCTCTTGCGCCGTACCACTGGATGCCAGCGCGCCGATGCAGCCATATATTTTTGCCGGTTTCAGGGCGGGATACAGTTTTTTCAATTTGTCGATGCCTGGTTCGAAGGCCGCCGACAAGGTTTTTAGCTTTTCGGTATTGGGCCGGATACTGTTCCAGAACTTTGGGTAGCTGCGCAACTGATGCACCCATAAAGGAGCGGTATATCTTTTCAACGCCATAAAGGCTTCCAATCCGGGTGTCCCCCGATCGATGTAAAGTGTCTGGATAAACGCCAGTTGCCGCAGGCTATCATTGGTGGTACGCACACTGTCGTAGGCCTGCCAGAAATGGTCAATATCGGTGGTAATCATCCGGGGCTCAGCCTTCTGAGCCCGCAATAGCATCGTTTGTGTTACCAACAGCCATATGGTAACGTATATTGTCTTTTTCATAGCAAGATTGATGGAAAGCCACGCCAATATAACTATTCGCCGAAACTTTTACAACCCGCCGGGATAACAGGTGATATTTTGTCTGCCTGCAAGCTGGCTTCACTGCGCAGTCAATCACTGCGAAGTGCCGGCGGTGCTTATCAGGCCGGCAGGTAACGGAGCAGTGGTAGCATATATGACAGTGAAAAAAGGCAACAGCGCTAATGAGGACGTTGTGTTCTTTTTAATAACAATACCATTAACCAGGTAAATATGATAAAAACGGCAATATCCCATATCAGGTGCCGATAGTTAAAAGGGGATACAACGGTTTCCGGATCTGTTGCTTTGCTTCCCGTGCTGAGATAAAAAGTAAAAGGAAAACCTATTTTCGTATACCCGTTATGTCCGCCTTCAAATGATGAAAATAAAAGGGTAAGTACGACAAAACAAATAACAGAAATGGCAACGCCAATTATCTTCTGTTTCATCAGTGATTGATTTACTTTATTATGGTTAAAATGTCCGATCAGTAATTTCTTCGCTGAAACATGCAGATACGAACGGAAAGGCTATTAGCATGATATTTATTTTGAATAGCGCCAGCTTCCGTGGATACCGGTATGAATGACTCCCGGGACAGCAAGAAAGAGCAGTGATACGCATGGAGGTGTACCCGATAACATCCGGAGCATATCACCATTTATACGGGATGGTATGATGGTTCAGATCCTGCCACGCTGTTGGCCATGAAACTGATATTACTACATTTCCGCACTATCGGAACTATTTACATTGGCATTTATAGCATCCGGCCGGGTGTGGCTGTTCCAGTAAGTTTCCACCTTCTTCGCTGCGTACTGAGTTGATATAACATGTTTTTACAGAATGGAATACAGCCCATGAAAAACATATATATGGGTGTCGGCATTTCCGGCAACATCGGCCGTTCCGGGAAAATAAAATGACTGTCACACAGGCATATTATGCAACTTTTCCCGGTCTCCGGTCACCATGCATACACTGGGATTCTAACAAAGATGTTCCGAACTAAATATACGCATTTTTCAAAAAAAATATTTTTCCATGCAACTGTACCGCGTCGTGTAACAAAGCTGTTTGCTGAAAAAAACAACTGTTCGGAAAAACCAGTATAACCGCTGCTCACAGCAGTTAATAAGTAGTTACTTTTATAGGAAGAAAGTCATCACTTCCGGTTACCTTTCACCGGTACAAAAATTTCAGTGATGTATAAATATGAAATAACGTTAATGCCTATACGGAAGAGAGAGAAGAAGGCGGAATACCAAAGGTCTTTTTAAACGCATAGGAGAAGTGAGAAAGGTCTTTGAAGCCAACCTCCAGGTAAACATCACTGGCCCTCCACCCCTTTTCCCGGAGCAGATAATGGGCATCCTGCAGGCGTTTTTGCTGTAACCAGCGGCTGGGAGACGTATGAAAAATCCGTTCAAAGTCCCGCTTAAACGTAGCCAGACTTCTGCCGGTCAGATAGGCATAACGGTTCAGATCCACGTTAAACTTATAGTGTTCGTTCATGTAGGCTTCCAGGTCTATTTTACCGGGCTCGCTGAAATCGAACAACACGTTTTTCAGATCCGGATTTGTTTGCAGCAGAATCAATACGGCTTCCCGCATTTTCAGGTGCATGAGTGTATCCCGGAACGTACCGCCTTCCTGCAGATAGGGCAGCAAGGAATCGAAATAATGCTGCAACAGTTTTACCGGTTTGAGGTGTAATGCATTGTCACCGGTATAGGGTTTATCCATATACAACTGGTATTCGGCTGCGATACTACGCAACGTTGCCTGGTCGATAAAAATCGAAATGGATTTGAACGTGTCGTTCTCCGGTGGTATTTTGGTAAAGCGGGCCAGCTGGTTTCTCCGGAAAAAACGGATATCGCCTGCCTGAAAAACATGATTTTTCCCATCGATAAATACTTCGTAGGTCCCTGATTCAATATATCCCAATACATGGTCAGGTACAAAATGCTCTCCTACCCGGCTCTTCGCCTGGTAACACGAATACAGGATCCTTCCTGGTTGTTGCTGTGTTGCTGCTCCGGTCATCATATCAAATATAATCATAAACAGGCGGTTGAGGAAAGCCCGTTTTCCTCAACCGCATGGGGGTTATTTCAGGAATCTTTTTCCGGCAGCCGTTTCGAGGAAGCTCTCCGCATCATCGGCATCTGTAGACGTGGTAACCGGCAACCATTTTTCCATTTCAGCCTGTCGTTTCAGATCCGCCTGTTGTACAATACCCGCAGCATCGTTGCCCAGTAACAGGTGTACCGGCGGCTCCGGGTGTTCGGCCACCGTGATAATGGCTGCTGCCGCTTTATCCGGGTCACCCGCCGGCACATACGCCTTATCAATAAACACCTGCTTCCGCCAGTCTGCTGTGGTTTCATACCCGTCCACATGCGGGGCAAAGCTCATAGAGCTGTCTGCCCAGTCGGTCCGGAAGCCACCGGGTTCTATACTGGTTACTTTGATGTTCAGGGGTTCCACTTCTTTAGACAATGCCTCGCTGAAACCACCCAGACCGAATTTGGCAGCCTGATAAACAGATAAACCAATACTGCCTACCCGCCCGCCGATAGAACTGATCTGCAGGATACGACCGGCACGTTGCGCCCGCATATAAGGCAGTACAGCACGGGTAATCGCTATGGGTCCGTAGAGGTTGGTCGCCAGCTGCCCCTGTACCTGTTCGTTGGTATATCCTTCGGTAGCACCGGCAATGCCGTAGCCGGCATTGTTTACCAGTACATCAATCCGGCCGAAATGTGCGATGGCCTCCGCTACCGCTGCCGGTATACGGGCATCATCCGTTACATCCAGCTGTAAGGGATACAGCTGATCCGGATAGGCGGCTACCAGGTCTTGCAGCTGCGCCGGGGTTCTGGCGGCACCAGCTACCAGGTCTCCATTCGCCAGTACGGCCGCGGTAAGGCTGCGGCCCAGCCCCCTGGTGCAACCGGTAATGAACCAAACTTTTTGCTTTTTCATGATATCAATTTTATCTGATGCAAAGTAACGTCGGTTCCTTACCCGCTGTTTTGTTCAAAAGCTCAATCTGTTTTGTTGAATGGCTCAGGAATTTTTGCTGGTAACAGGAGGTGGATGTATCGGGATACCGGCCGTATAGCCGACAGGGTTATATACATCCGCTAGTTAAAAAAATACCCGTGTTCAGCGGCAAAACTTTTTTCAGCAAAGTAGAGTCCTGCTATGGTTGCCATCATGATCACAATAAATACATACAGCCATCCTCTGTCCCGCCGGCTTACCGGATTCAGGGCTGTCGGGCGGATCAGGAGATAGTACAGGCCAAAAATGATGGCCACCGGCCCCAGCATCATTCCTTTCACGGAATAGGTAATTTCCCGTGCGCCGGCCTTCATCAGGGCATAATTCCGGTATATAAAAAAATAAGCCGCCACGATACCGCCCCCCAGCATCACCAGCCCCACCCATACCGGTGAATAGGTTTTATCGGGAACGGGCGTATGTGATGCGGATGATGCATCTACCTGTGTGGTGTTTTTCTTTCCAGCTTCCATCGTTGTTGATTTAATATTTATGGCTATGGCGGTAATCAGGTATCCATAGCAGCGGGCAAAATTAAACCGGCAGATTCATTTAAAAAATAGTCGTAAACAGGGATTTCACTCACGGGTACGGCTATATTACCGGGGTCCCAGCCAGCTGCGCAGGATATCGCGCTCCGCAGCCGTCAGCGTCACTTCCGTGCCTTTAGGCATGCGGCCTTTCACAAACACCTGCTCGTAAATAGCGGCGGCATGCCGGTTCATATTCCGGCTGTTGAATACCTTAAACGGATTATTGCGGATATGGCAGGTATTACATTTCGTCTTCAATACCAGCAAGGCTTTCTCCTGCAACTCATCTTCGGCGGCAGCATAACAGTTCGCCACAGGCAAGAGATGGCAGGATAACAAAAGCACCCATAAAATCAGTAACGGTTTCATCTTTTTTTTAGGACAAAATTAGGCCGGCCATGGCCGGAGAAATAGAACAAAACCGACAGATT
Coding sequences within:
- a CDS encoding SDR family oxidoreductase yields the protein MATDLTGKVAFITGAAHGQGRATALALAAAGVHIAAFDIARQLSYPGYTLGKESELATLRQACEALGVRCLTFTGDVRDDAAITSAVNAVTAAWERIDILFNNAGICAYGVAHEMPEEEWDAMIDINLKGAFLVGRRVIPVMIAQRSGVIINNSSIAGLRGMNRLSHYAASKWGLTGLTKSWAIELAPHNIRAIALHPTGVNTPMNDGLAALEGATPQEIAERSAGNLIDVPWIEPEDVAHAVVFLASDKARFVTGSSFVLDAGLLTR
- a CDS encoding dicarboxylate/amino acid:cation symporter, translated to MPYSQTNFLRHYGNIIGLLVGILAGSVSGLLWKEKILVIKPVGDIFLNLLFTAVIPLVFFAIASAMAAAGAKNRLTGHMTLVFAGTVLLAGVITIVGIRIFPVTPGLHPLVQPQTVQPLAIGDQIVQLVSTGEFYELLSRQHMLAFLIFSSLTGIAARQAGEGGAAFRNWLHAGNEVMRALLTWIMKLAPIGLGAYFACQLATIGSSVWSLYAQTLIVGHGIAFFYYFVFFSLYAFIGSGIKGIKTYWQHNILPSATALGTCSSVATIPANLHASRQMGIPPAIADVVIPIGASLHKEGSAIAAVIKIAVALAMVAHQLTGIDHILLALLIALLVSIVEGGIPNGGYVGQLLIVSAYSLPPAVLPVIIIIGTLLDPIATLLNATGDTAAGMLIARLARRSPLT
- a CDS encoding DinB family protein, with translation MQDTTTTSATASTATVLSSASLLEHWQGHRRLTRQLITAFPEADFFDFSIGGMRSFASLALEMLRLAAGLQGIVTGVWPNLQQANKDNPPATQAAILQLWDEQTEMINELWAQLSPARFQETVLAFGAYEGPVYSIILYWIDNEIHHRGQGYVYLRALGITPPAFWNRN
- a CDS encoding VOC family protein encodes the protein MASLNPYLTFTDNCEAAFNFYKSVFGGEFLTISRFSEAPADCQGAPEESNKIMHVALQIGPESILMGSDKLASFGPVISGDGFSISVGTDTDAEADKLFNGLSAGGTIIMPIGKTFWGSYFGMFTDKFGVQWMVSCDQCIEK
- a CDS encoding DUF4377 domain-containing protein, which gives rise to MSVKFFCATGLSLLTLAACNNGASTSEQSNNTDTTAATSSTTEIYYEAALPAASSPGRTIGLSLKPTGDAELVTDYQDYNPEIVEIGPWEKLDSGLIRLSLVTVGSGNSKKDTLVFKEEGEVLTYQGSNYGSEGLKLSKKDKPAAKEKELVMWVNKKKTTCTVPPGGPRECLEVAYGKVAPTKASEWQAFSEDIKGFDYKPGKVYQIKVKRTPRAEQLQDASAYTYELAEIIAPK
- a CDS encoding alpha/beta hydrolase, whose protein sequence is MIKRFFTGLVLLAMISQVSKGQQAVPVQRIESSQFQLGIIDKIPSARLGENRTLNIYLPDAYKKDTTTAYPVIYLLDGSEQEDFIHIVGLVNYMNMINVLPPTIVVGIANVDRRRDFTFPTQNIEDQKAWPTTGKSEKFISFLEQELQPYITQHYRTTAEKTLIGQSLGGLLATEILLKKPQLFRNYIIVSPSLWWNDESLLAEAPVLMKMHPYKENIQAYLALGTEGAQMQRDMDALLKIFREKGDKKLKLTYVPFPEENHLTILHRSVYKAFEVLNKK
- a CDS encoding YMGG-like glycine zipper-containing protein — its product is MKQLSVALAATVILFSCQQHTDTATAVENAKRATIDSMNAINTVKQQVIDSMNAIKDNKDTRNHFSTAGTNNYYNSRHNHTTAPQGNSSEVSQPAAVATATPAPAPAVKKKKGWSHTAKGALVGAGAGAITGAFLNKDRAKGAIIGSLIGAGTGAATGAIIDHQKKKKQNAQYR
- a CDS encoding helix-turn-helix domain-containing protein, producing MIIFDMMTGAATQQQPGRILYSCYQAKSRVGEHFVPDHVLGYIESGTYEVFIDGKNHVFQAGDIRFFRRNQLARFTKIPPENDTFKSISIFIDQATLRSIAAEYQLYMDKPYTGDNALHLKPVKLLQHYFDSLLPYLQEGGTFRDTLMHLKMREAVLILLQTNPDLKNVLFDFSEPGKIDLEAYMNEHYKFNVDLNRYAYLTGRSLATFKRDFERIFHTSPSRWLQQKRLQDAHYLLREKGWRASDVYLEVGFKDLSHFSYAFKKTFGIPPSSLSSV
- a CDS encoding oxidoreductase — encoded protein: MKKQKVWFITGCTRGLGRSLTAAVLANGDLVAGAARTPAQLQDLVAAYPDQLYPLQLDVTDDARIPAAVAEAIAHFGRIDVLVNNAGYGIAGATEGYTNEQVQGQLATNLYGPIAITRAVLPYMRAQRAGRILQISSIGGRVGSIGLSVYQAAKFGLGGFSEALSKEVEPLNIKVTSIEPGGFRTDWADSSMSFAPHVDGYETTADWRKQVFIDKAYVPAGDPDKAAAAIITVAEHPEPPVHLLLGNDAAGIVQQADLKRQAEMEKWLPVTTSTDADDAESFLETAAGKRFLK